GGCGCGCTCCGGCACCACGGTCGAGGGAGCGGTCATCGACAACGATCGTAGGCTGTGAGTCATGAGTGGCGGTCGACTGTTGCTGGCTGCCACACCCTTGGGGCATCCGGGGGACGCCTCGGCGCGGCTCGTCGACGCCCTGGGATCCGCGGACATCGTCGCCGCCGAGGACACCCGCCGCGTGCGCAACCTGGCCCAGGCGCTGGGCGTCCGGGTCCGCGGCAAGGTCCTCAGCCTGTTCGAGGGCAACGAGGCGACGCGGGTTCCCGCCCTGGTCGACGACATTCGCAGCGGTGCGACGGTGCTCGCGGTCACCGATGCGGGCATGCCGTCGATCAGCGACCCGGGGTACCGGTTGGTGGCCGCCTGTGTCGCGGCGGACCTGCCGCTGACGTGTCTGCCCGGTCCCTCGGCGGTGACGACGGCGCTGACGGTCTCCGGGCTGGCGGCCGACCGGTTCTGCTTCGAAGGTTTTGCCCCGCGTAAGCAATCCGCCCGCCGCGGCTGGCTGGCGTCGCTGGCCGCCGAGCGGCGCACGGCCGTGTTCTTCGAGTCCCCGCGGCGCCTCGCCGAATGCCTGCGCGACGCCGTCGCCGAGCTCGGGGCAGACCGCCGCGCCGCGGTCTGCCGGGAGCTGACGAAGATCCACGAGGAGGTCGTTCGCGGCACCCTGGGCGAGCTGGCGGAGTGGGCCGCCGACGGTGTGCTGGGGGAGATCACGGTGGTGCTGGCCGGCGCGACGCCGGTGGCCGACCTGGGCACCCTGGTGGCCGAGGTGGCGGAGCTGACGGCCGAGGGGATGCGCGTCAAGGACGCCTGTCAGCAGGTGATCGCCGCGCACCCCGGCGCGCCGTCGCGCCGCGAACTCTACGATGCGGTGCTGCGCGCCCGCGATCAGTGAGCCGACACCGCGGCCGATCCGGTGAGCGCCAACGTCGAAGCCGCCTTGTCCAGGCATTCCTGCCACTCGGCGTCGGGGTCCGAATCCGCGGTGATGCCGCCGCCGACCCCCATCACCACCGCCCCGGCCGCATCGAACTCGACGGTGCGGATCGCGACGTTGAGTTCGGTCCCGGCGACCGGTGACGCCAGGCCGACGGTGCCGCAGTAGACCCCCCGGGCCTGCGGCTCCCACTGTGAAAGCAGCTCGAGTGCACGGACTTTCGGTGTCCCGGTGACGGAAGCGGGCGGGAACGTGGCAGCCAGCACCTCTGCCATGAGGACGGTTCCGGGGACCCGCGCCGCCACCGTCGAGACCAGGTGCCACACCCCCGGGGCGGGCCGAATGGACAGCAGTTCGGGCACGGTGACAGATCCGGTGGTGGCCACCCGGCCGAGGTCGTTGCGGACCAGGTCCACGATCATGATGTTCTCGGCGACGTCCTTGACCGAATCGCGCAGCAGGGCCGGGTCCGCGTGCAGCGGCAGCGTGCCCTTGATGGGGCTCGACGAGATGTCGTCGCCGCGACGGCGCAGGAACACCTCCGGCGACAGCGAGGCCACCGCGCCCCAGGTCCCGGCGCAGAACGCGCCGCGGGCCGGCGTCGTACGGGTCACCGCGTCGGCGAAGAACTCCAGCGGTGATCCGGTGCAGACGCCCCGGTATTGCGTGCACACGCAGGCCTGATAGACCTCGCCCGCGGTGATGGCCGCCAGGCAGGCCGACACCCCGGCGCGGTGCACGTCGCGGTCCGGGGCGGTCCAGGTGATGTGCCAGCCGCGCGGGGCCACCGGCGTACTCAGCGCCTGCTGCAGCCAGTCCGGCGCGGCATCGCCGGAAAGGCTTTCATACCACCAGATTCCGGCGGCGTCGCAGCGAAGCACGCAGTCTGTCCACCCGCCTGCGGCCGCTGGGATGCGGGTGCCGGCCCGGTCGGGGTAGGACAGGTAGCCGAACCACCCGCCGCCGACGGCCTCCGAGGCGCCGCCCGGGCCGACGGCGAACGCGTCCCCGGGCCGCACCGGCCGGACGTCCAGGCTGGGGGCGATCACCGCCCGCGCGCCGAACCACTCGCCGGTCAGGGCCGCCGGCGGCGGCAGGCCTCGGCGGGCCGCGCCGGCCGCGACCGCGCGCAGCACCTCGGCGGTGGTGCCGAGGGCGCCCAGACGGTCGATGCGCATCGCATCAGCTTCTCAGATGCCGTCCTCAGCGGCTGATCTGGCGGGGGACGTCGAAGTTGACCAGCTTGTCCGGGTTGCGCATCGCGTACAGGTGGGTGATCTTGCCGTCGGCCAGCTCCGCGGTGATCACCCCTTCGAGGTGGTCGTCGAGGTAGAGCACCAGCGCCGGGGCGCCGTTGTACATCGCGGGCTCCACCCGGGCGTCGAGGCCGCTCATCCGGCTCAGGCCGATCACCAGCTTGGCCACCTTGGTGGCGCCGACCACGGGCCGGCGGGCCGCGCTGACCTTGCCGGCGCTGTCGGCGGTCCACACCACGTCCGGCGCCAGCATCGACAGCAGTTGGTCCAGGTCGCCGGTGGCCGCCGCCAGGAAGAACCGATTGGTCAGTTCCTGCGACTGCTCGGGGTCGACACGGTCGAACCGCTTGCGGCGGGCGTGGACGTGCTCGCGGGCGCGGTGTGCGATCTGGCGCACCGCCGCCGCGGATTTGCCTACCGCGGCGGCGATTTCGTTGTGGTCGAAGCCGAATACCTCCCGCAGGACGAAGACGGCGCGCTCATCGGGGGTGAGCGTCTCGAGGACCACCAGCATGGCCATCGACACCGACTCGGCGAGCACCACGTCTGCCGCCGCATCCTTGCCGCCCAGCGAATCGGCCAGCAGCAGCGGTTCGGGCAGCCACGGCCCCACGTACTCCTCGCGGCGTCGGGCCGCGGCGCGCAGCGTGTTGAGCGACTGCCGGGTGACCAGCTGGGCCAGGTAGGCCTTGGTGTCCTGCACCTCGTCGAGGTCCACCTGAGCCCAGCGTAGATAGCTGTCCTGCAGGACGTCGTCGGATTCGGTTGCGGTGCCCAGGATTTCGTAGGCGATGGTGAACAGCAGCGGCCGCAGCGCGGTGAACCGCTCGGCATGCTCCCGGCTGCCGGGCCCGCTGCCGGTCACGGCGCCGGCACCGGCTGGGGGCTCGCGGCGAGTCGCGCCGCGCGCCAGTTGCCCTTCACCCAGAAGTACGAACCGGGCTTGCGGGCCTCGCGGCGCAACGCCCACACGGTGGCGCTGCAGATCAGCTCCTTGATCCCCGCCGCGGTCCGGCCGCCGACATAGGCCCGCCGTGGGCTGTCATCGGTGTGCAGCAGCTGCATCGTGCCGAATTTACGGCCCAGGCTGATGCATTGTCCGGCGAACGCCAGGCTGATCGGTGCGGGCTCCTCGCCGGCGACGCGGGCCAGCACGGTGTGTGCGGCTTGGGCGCCCAACGGCATCGCCGCCGCGCAGCTCATCCGCAGGGGCAGCCCGGACGGGGCCGCGGCGTCGCCGGCCGCGATGATCCGCCCGTCGTCGACGCTGGTCAGGGTCTCGTCGGTGAGCAGGCGGCCGAGCGCGTCGGTGCTCAGCCCGCTGGCCGCGGCCAGGCCGGGCACTCCGAAGCCCGCCGTCCACACCGTCACCGCCGATGCCACGGTGGTGCCGTGGCTCAACTCGACGCTGTGCGCGTCGACCCGCGCGACGGTGACCCCTTCGACGAGGTTCACGCCCAGCTTGCGCAGGGTCTTGGCCACCGACCTGCGCCCACTGTCGGCCAGCGACGGTGTCAGCCGATCGGTGACCAGGGTGACCGGCCGGCCCGTCTCGGCGAGCTCCGCAGCGGTCTCGACGCCGGTCAGGCCGCCGCCGACGACAACAACCGGGGCGATGACGGGGACCTCCTGCAGGCGGGCGGCCAGCCGCTGGGCCTGCTCGTATTCGGACAGCGGATAGCCGAACTCGGCGACGCCGGGCACCGCGGTGGGGACCGCGCCGGTGCTGCCGACGGCGTAGATCAGGTAGTCGTAGTCCAGGGTGGCCCCGGAGCCCAGCCGGACCCGGCGGGCCGCGCGGTCGATGTCGGTGGCTTCGTCGACCACCAGGCGGATGCCGTCGCCCAGCATGTCGTCGTAGGCCTGGGTGGCGTCGTCG
This DNA window, taken from Mycolicibacterium sp. MU0050, encodes the following:
- a CDS encoding NAD(P)/FAD-dependent oxidoreductase produces the protein MSEQTPRIVVLGGGYAGVLAANRLRRHPELDITLVNPRPQFVERIRLHQLTVGNDDATQAYDDMLGDGIRLVVDEATDIDRAARRVRLGSGATLDYDYLIYAVGSTGAVPTAVPGVAEFGYPLSEYEQAQRLAARLQEVPVIAPVVVVGGGLTGVETAAELAETGRPVTLVTDRLTPSLADSGRRSVAKTLRKLGVNLVEGVTVARVDAHSVELSHGTTVASAVTVWTAGFGVPGLAAASGLSTDALGRLLTDETLTSVDDGRIIAAGDAAAPSGLPLRMSCAAAMPLGAQAAHTVLARVAGEEPAPISLAFAGQCISLGRKFGTMQLLHTDDSPRRAYVGGRTAAGIKELICSATVWALRREARKPGSYFWVKGNWRAARLAASPQPVPAP
- a CDS encoding aminodeoxychorismate synthase component I, whose product is MRIDRLGALGTTAEVLRAVAAGAARRGLPPPAALTGEWFGARAVIAPSLDVRPVRPGDAFAVGPGGASEAVGGGWFGYLSYPDRAGTRIPAAAGGWTDCVLRCDAAGIWWYESLSGDAAPDWLQQALSTPVAPRGWHITWTAPDRDVHRAGVSACLAAITAGEVYQACVCTQYRGVCTGSPLEFFADAVTRTTPARGAFCAGTWGAVASLSPEVFLRRRGDDISSSPIKGTLPLHADPALLRDSVKDVAENIMIVDLVRNDLGRVATTGSVTVPELLSIRPAPGVWHLVSTVAARVPGTVLMAEVLAATFPPASVTGTPKVRALELLSQWEPQARGVYCGTVGLASPVAGTELNVAIRTVEFDAAGAVVMGVGGGITADSDPDAEWQECLDKAASTLALTGSAAVSAH
- a CDS encoding RNA polymerase sigma-70 factor, encoding MTGSGPGSREHAERFTALRPLLFTIAYEILGTATESDDVLQDSYLRWAQVDLDEVQDTKAYLAQLVTRQSLNTLRAAARRREEYVGPWLPEPLLLADSLGGKDAAADVVLAESVSMAMLVVLETLTPDERAVFVLREVFGFDHNEIAAAVGKSAAAVRQIAHRAREHVHARRKRFDRVDPEQSQELTNRFFLAAATGDLDQLLSMLAPDVVWTADSAGKVSAARRPVVGATKVAKLVIGLSRMSGLDARVEPAMYNGAPALVLYLDDHLEGVITAELADGKITHLYAMRNPDKLVNFDVPRQISR
- the rsmI gene encoding 16S rRNA (cytidine(1402)-2'-O)-methyltransferase, which codes for MSGGRLLLAATPLGHPGDASARLVDALGSADIVAAEDTRRVRNLAQALGVRVRGKVLSLFEGNEATRVPALVDDIRSGATVLAVTDAGMPSISDPGYRLVAACVAADLPLTCLPGPSAVTTALTVSGLAADRFCFEGFAPRKQSARRGWLASLAAERRTAVFFESPRRLAECLRDAVAELGADRRAAVCRELTKIHEEVVRGTLGELAEWAADGVLGEITVVLAGATPVADLGTLVAEVAELTAEGMRVKDACQQVIAAHPGAPSRRELYDAVLRARDQ